From the Daucus carota subsp. sativus chromosome 8, DH1 v3.0, whole genome shotgun sequence genome, one window contains:
- the LOC108197968 gene encoding protein JINGUBANG encodes MGFLPSPLPSQTHEEPDFSNHLHSDSSGSSISSLSSLPSVPSLNSVSKDIPNINHQCVSTIKGHTSYVFSLVLSGKYLYSGSSNGELCMWSRSPSNQEGSAENVVFSCKSAVKSLVILGDKLFSAHQDHKIRVWKIEDGTPYKKNKCIATLPTINDRVTRLFLAKNYVEIRRHKKCTWVHHVDTVSALALSKDGSFIYSASWDRTFKVWRTSDFKCLESVWNAHDDAINAIVSSSDVFVYTGSADKKIKVWMKNEGDKKHILVDVLEKHKSAVNALALSPDGSVLYSGACDRSIIVWEKTSSDGNMVVTGALRGHTNAILCLAVVSDLVCSGSADKTVRIWRKEFGKSYSCLAVLEGHKRPVKCLTATEDSCSANNSSAIGMPYLVYSGSLDCDVKVWQIWVPFP; translated from the coding sequence ATGGGATTCCTTCCTTCTCCTTTGCCTTCACAAACACATGAAGAACCTGATTTTTCTAACCACCTTCACTCGGATTCCTCAGGCAGCTCCATCTCTTCTCTATCGAGTTTACCATCAGTTCCATCCCTAAACTCAGTCTCAAAAGATATTCCCAATATCAATCACCAATGTGTTTCAACCATAAAGGGTCACACTTCATATGTGTTTTCTCTTGTTCTCTCTGGAAAATACCTCTATAGTGGCTCTTCTAATGGTGAGCTATGCATGTGGAGCCGAAGCCCTTCAAACCAGGAAGGGTCAGCAGAGAACGTTGTCTTTTCGTGCAAGAGTGCAGTTAAGTCCCTTGTGATCTTGGGTGACAAACTATTTAGTGCTCACCAGGATCACAAAATTCGTGTATGGAAAATAGAAGACGGCACACCATACAAGAAAAACAAGTGCATAGCCACATTACCGACTATAAATGATCGTGTAACAAGGCTCTTTCTAGCAAAAAACTACGTGGAGATCAGGCGACACAAGAAGTGCACTTGGGTGCATCATGTGGACACTGTATCAGCTCTGGCCTTATCAAAAGATGGTTCTTTTATATACTCAGCTTCGTGGGATCGAACATTTAAAGTGTGGAGGACATCGGATTTTAAGTGCTTAGAGTCTGTGTGGAATGCTCATGATGATGCTATAAATGCCATAGTATCATCTAGCGATGTATTTGTTTATACTGGTTCAGCTGATAAGAAGATTAAGGTATGGATGAAGAATGAAGGAGACAAGAAGCACATTTTGGTTGATGTGCTGGAGAAACACAAGTCAGCTGTCAATGCTTTGGCACTTAGCCCTGATGGATCTGTGTTGTATTCTGGTGCATGTGATCGGTCTATCATCGTATGGGAGAAAACATCCAGTGATGGAAACATGGTGGTGACTGGTGCACTTAGGGGACACACAAATGCAATTCTGTGTTTGGCAGTTGTATCAGATTTAGTATGCAGTGGATCAGCCGATAAAACAGTAAGGATTTGGAGAAAAGAATTCGGAAAAAGTTATTCCTGTTTGGCAGTGTTGGAAGGACACAAAAGACCAGTTAAGTGTTTAACTGCAACTGAGGACAGTTGTTCTGCTAATAATAGTTCAGCTATTGGTATGCCTTATTTGGTATACAGTGGCAGTTTAGATTGTGATGTAAAAGTCTGGCAAATATGGGTTCCTTTCCCCTAA
- the LOC108197084 gene encoding metalloendoproteinase 2-MMP, whose amino-acid sequence MQNMSLHFFTALVFLLTISSSVLTIHAFPADFVPKFFPNISSLPPPPKNLTAAWESFKNLTGCRSGETREGLDRLKKYLREFGYLNTENFTNDFDNSLESAIKTYQRNFNLNTTGELDEKTLTQIQRPRCGVADIVNGTSTMNPGKSKSSSLHTVAHYSYFPGSPRWPQNTLTYSFAAENQLDDTVKSVFRSAFDRWSTVTTLTFLQTDSYSIADIKIGFYSGDHGDGEAFDGVLGTLAHAFSPPSGRLHLDSAENWVINGENLKETSAVDLESVVVHEIGHLLGLGHSSVEDAVMFPSIPSGARKVQLDGDDVEGIQSLYGTNPGYVASANPGSQENETNFGNVVGPVWGQVLGLAFGLVLFIL is encoded by the coding sequence ATGCAAAACATGTCTTTACACTTTTTTACAGCTTTAGTCTTTCTTCTTACAATATCTTCCTCGGTACTCACAATCCATGCATTTCCCGCAGATTTTGTTCCCAAATTTTTTCCGAATATATCCTCGTTACCTCCACCACCGAAAAATTTAACCGCTGCATGGGAGTCATTCAAGAACCTGACCGGTTGTCGAAGTGGCGAAACCAGAGAGGGGCTAGATAGACTCAAGAAATATTTGCGAGAATTCGGGTACCTCAATACCGAGAATTTCACTAATGATTTCGATAACTCGCTTGAATCTGCAATAAAGACTTATCAACGTAACTTCAACTTGAATACCACCGGGGAGCTCGATGAAAAAACACTAACCCAAATTCAAAGACCTAGATGCGGTGTCGCTGACATAGTCAACGGCACCAGCACCATGAATCCCGGGAAGTCGAAATCGTCGTCACTCCACACGGTGGCGCATTACTCGTACTTCCCGGGATCGCCTCGCTGGCCTCAAAACACGCTAACCTATTCTTTCGCAGCCGAAAATCAGCTAGATGACACTGTAAAATCAGTGTTCAGGTCAGCATTTGATCGGTGGTCAACGGTGACCACGTTGACTTTTCTACAAACTGATTCATATAGCATTGCCGACATCAAAATAGGGTTTTATAGTGGGGACCACGGCGACGGCGAGGCCTTCGACGGGGTTCTCGGAACCCTAGCGCACGCGTTTTCTCCGCCGAGTGGACGGCTCCACCTCGACTCGGCGGAGAATTGGGTGATCAACGGTGAGAATTTAAAGGAAACCTCGGCCGTAGATTTGGAAAGTGTAGTGGTGCATGAGATAGGGCATTTGCTAGGGTTAGGGCATTCTTCGGTGGAAGACGCCGTGATGTTCCCGTCGATTCCTTCCGGCGCACGGAAAGTGCAACTCGACGGTGATGACGTGGAGGGCATTCAGTCGTTGTATGGGACCAACCCTGGCTACGTGGCATCAGCCAATCCGGGTTCGCAGGAGAATGAGACTAATTTTGGGAATGTTGTGGGACCGGTGTGGGGCCAGGTGTTAGGTTTGGCCTTTGgattagttttatttattttgtga
- the LOC108198808 gene encoding protein JINGUBANG, with protein sequence MGFLSSPLPSQTHEEPDFSNHLHSDSSSSSISSESSLPSVPSLNSVSKDIPNINHQCIATLKGHPSYVFSLVLSGKYLYSGSSNGELCMWSRRPSNQEGSAENVVFSCKSAVKSLVILGDKLFSAHQDHKIRVWKIEDSTPYKKHKCIATLPTINDRVTRLFLAKNYVEIRRHKKCTWVHHVDTISALALSKDGSFIHSASWDRTFKVWRTSDFKCLESVWNAHDDAINAIVLSNDGFVYTGSADKKIKVWKKKEGEKKHILVDVLEKHKSAVNALALSPDGSVLYSGACDRSIIVWEKTSSDGNMAVTGALRGHTKAILCLAVVSDLVCSGSADKTVRIWRKEFGKTYSCLAVLEGHKRPVKCLTAAEDSCSADTSLAIGMPYLVYSGSLDCDVIKVWKIWVPFL encoded by the coding sequence ATGGGATTCCTTTCTTCTCCTTTGCCTTCACAAACACATGAAGAACCTGATTTTTCTAACCACCTTCACTCCGATTCCTCGAGCAGCTCCATCTCCTCTGAGTCGAGTTTACCATCAGTTCCTTCCCTAAACTCAGTCTCAAAAGATATTCCCAACATCAATCACCAATGTATTGCCACCTTAAAGGGTCACCCTTCATATGTGTTTTCTCTTGTCCTCTCTGGAAAATACCTCTATAGTGGCTCTTCTAATGGTGAGCTATGCATGTGGAGCCGAAGGCCTTCAAACCAGGAAGGGTCAGCAGAGAACGTTGTCTTCTCGTGCAAGAGTGCAGTTAAGTCCCTGGTAATATTAGGTGACAAGCTGTTCAGTGCTCACCAAGATCACAAAATTCGTGTGTGGAAAATAGAAGACAGCACACCATACAAGAAACACAAGTGCATAGCCACATTACCGACTATAAATGATCGTGTAACAAGGCTCTTTCTAGCAAAAAACTACGTGGAGATCAGGCGACACAAGAAGTGCACTTGGGTGCATCATGTGGACACTATATCAGCTCTGGCCTTATCAAAAGATGGTTCTTTTATACACTCAGCTTCGTGGGATCGAACATTTAAAGTGTGGAGGACATCAGATTTTAAGTGCTTAGAGTCTGTGTGGAATGCTCATGATGATGCTATAAATGCCATAGTATTGTCTAACGATGGATTTGTTTATACTGGTTCAGCTGATAAGAAGATTAAGGTATGGAAGAAGAAAGAAGGAGAAAAGAAGCACATTTTAGTTGATGTTCTGGAGAAACACAAGTCAGCTGTCAATGCCTTGGCACTTAGCCCTGATGGATCTGTGTTGTATTCTGGTGCATGTGATCGGTCTATCATCGTATGGGAGAAAACATCCAGTGATGGGAACATGGCGGTGACTGGTGCACTTAGGGGACACACAAAGGCAATTCTGTGCTTAGCAGTTGTATCGGATTTGGTATGCAGTGGATCAGCTGATAAAACAGTAAGGATTTGGAGAAAAGAATTCGGAAAAACTTATTCTTGTTTGGCAGTGTTGGAAGGACACAAAAGACCAGTTAAGTGTTTAACTGCAGCTGAGGATAGCTGTAGTGCTGATACTAGTTTAGCCATTGGTATGCCTTATTTAGTATACAGTGGCAGTTTAGATTGTGATGTAATTAAGGTCTGGAAAATATGGGTTCCTTTCCTATAA